From Carcharodon carcharias isolate sCarCar2 chromosome 21, sCarCar2.pri, whole genome shotgun sequence:
GTGACTTCCAGCTTCTGATCGTCCATACCCTTCCTGGTGATCTGATAGTGTTCCCTGGGATGATAAGTAGCTTGGGATATCTGCAGGTAAGTTTGTCTCATCTGTGAAACAAATATTataatttaaaattataaattatcaTAAGAACATACTTGTTTTAACTCAGTTTAGAAAACCTACCGAGTAAAATTCCTTAAAGTCACGTTAGGTGCCTTTAGTGCAGAACATATTTAGGTTCAATACATTTATGGCAAATGCGGCCAATTCTGAATAGGGCAAGTGATGGATAAATACTTTTGGAAAttactctgtaatctcctttctAAACAACACTCTGGTGTGTTATATGTAATTATTATAATCTCTTCTATGGTCTTATACCCTTGTATTAACCATAAAAATTACAACTTTGAAAGAGCCACTTTTTGTAATTTAGTGCGTTCAATTTGAAATCCACAAGACTACAAAATCATGTAATTCTTCCATTAAGGAAAATAAAGTAGCAGCAAGGTAAGAAACTCAGCGTGTGTATAAGTGCTCCATAAGAGGTGGCACTGAGTTCTGCCGGCCAAGGAGACCTGAATATGACACTATCACTTGCGTTAGGTTAGGCCAACTCACTGAGGGCAATGATGGGTACAAAACAATTTGTAGCTCCACTGGCAAAGAGGGAAAGTGTTCTTGTTTCTGGTCACTACTTGGTTCCTCCTATTGGAGGACTTTAGGGACACCAATGGAAGGCAGGGTCAGGCTGACTGTAATTAACCCCAGAGTCAAAAGTGAATGTCTACAAGAGCATGGTTTACAGCCTTCAGAAGAGAAAGAATGACAGGGAGGAATGAGAAAAAGTAAGCAAAGATGCTGGGTCTTTATATTGATCAGGGATAATGTCTAGTGATGCTGTAATATTATCTAGGTATGTCGTCTGTAATTGACAAGTCAGTCAATCTGAAAGAACAAAAcctgttttaaaaaaagttcaTAAATATTAAAATTTCAAAGTGCTTTTTTATCCCTATTTTTCTTCCATATCATTTTTATAATTAAAAACTCAGAAGGTAGTTTGCTTTAAAGCAGACTGTTCTGCTTAAGGAACTGTTAGAACAAAAACAATATGTTTTACACTTGGGAATAAATGTTGAACATtctgtctccaatgccttcaaaatactgtagtgtgtcaTAACACAAAAATGCAAATACAGGTGCAAGCGATGAGTTAAATTATCTTGGGACCATTCCTGTTTTTATTTACTTATAAtaagggtggatggggagggggaacaggTTAAATAAAAACAAGAGTTTATAGGAAAAAGTTTGCCAGTTCCTATGATGGCTTTGTAATTCAATCCAGTGAATAGCTAAGCCTTACATGTTAGTAACATCTCAGGTTCAATCCCCAATACGTGTTGACTTAAATTATCTCAATGGGAAGTCAGAATACTACAACTCCCAGGATGTTTGcatgggagggggggggcagaAATAAAAATCAGCAAGGATTTTCTTTCCCAATTGTTAGTATACATGCCTGGATGTGAAACAATTTTAGGATTAAGCTGGGTTGTGATCCTCCCCATTGGGGAATAGCATACCAATACTAACAGGTCAAGGTCCAGTCACAAATGACAACCACTTTTCTAGGGTGATCTCTATTTATGGAATTGTACCCTATCCCGGCAACACTGAATGCAGTCAAGTGGAGGAAGCAGGGTGGGCGGTGGTAAAAGAGAAAAGTTGCGAGAACCTCCTTTTAAAAAATGCAAGCTTTCTTATTATTATTTCCAATTCTTCTCCTCAAAATTAATAAGAATGGAAAGAGAAAGTTAAGATAGGACATCTGTGTTTTTAGTGTTAAGTAATTATAAGCTTACAAACACAAAGCGTGTTCACACCTGTATTTGTTACACTGCAGTCCTCACTCTTCCTTCTTGTATGGTAAATGATAACCACCCAGACTAAAGAAGTGCCAACCACACAGCAGACCACAGCTATGATTACAATTCCAATCGTAGACCATCCATCCTCTTCGAATGGTGCAGCACTCTGGGTAGAGTCGCAGTTTGGTATAGGAATGACATTTAGACGTATGTGGCCCCGCTCAGttccaagggtatttgacatttcacaGGTGTACTTCCCAGCATCTTCCAGGTTGGAGTCTACAATAATCAGCAGCTGGTTTCCAGCAGCAAAAAAGTGTCTTTCagtcactgttaaagggctatcATCTTTGGTCCAGTTTAATCTTGGAGGAGGGCTTCCAGCTGCTATGCATTGCAGAACCGCAGTTTCACCTTTTGCTACTGTTTTATCAACCAGAGGACGTACAAATGAAGGTGTTTCTGGATCAAAAAAACATACCATAAGAAATAAGAATCTATTTTGTTATTAACGTCACTCAAAAAGAGTGCATTGGCTaaatactgcagatcacacaagcTGCAAAATATAATTTCTCAACTATGTTGAACTGAACATTTTAAGAAAACAAGACTTTCCCTGTTTTATATTATAAAACGAAATGATTTACTTATTTCTAAAACTTCTGTTTACATTTGTTAAATGACGACATTGACTCACCTAGTACAGTTAGTGTTGCATTTGCTGAAATGGCTCCAGCACTATTTTGAGCTGTGCAACTATAGATTCCAATGTCCTCTATTTTCACATCTACAATAAAAAATACATCATCCTCTGGCATAACATGCATCCTTCTTTCTCGTGCAGCAGGGAAATCAGTGCCACCATCTTTTTGCCAGGCTATCTGTGGCGTTGGATGACCAACAGCAGCACATTCTAAACGGGCCATAGCTCCTGCCCGAATAGTAAGATCTGTTGGTGATTTTGTAAAGGATGGCAACACTGAAAAGCACAAAAAGAGAAAATTATGGAAGATATTATTGGACATTAATGGACATCCGAATTCTATACACAACCATGAGTCTACTCACACCTTAACTACAAGTGAAATAAGGCaatagaaaatgccagaaatataCAGCATCCATAGTAGAAAAGACAGGTAGTGAAGTTTCAGGTGTGTACGTTTCAACAGAGCAGATGACGTATCACTACCCATCTTTTTTCCTTACACAGGAAATATATAGCAAGCAGATCAGTCACTTTCCATGAGAAGCAAGACAGGTAGCGAGGTTTGATCTGTTCTGTGGGAGTATCATTGATTTCCAGCTGTGTATTTCTGCCATTTTCtgcttatttcagatttccagcaattgTTTTTTATATGTGAACTTGtgagagacacactctctctctctgtcgctctctcttcccATTTCTCCACCTCTTCATTCCACTGTGATTGATCCACTTCTGCTACTTGTTCCAATAACACTGACTGCCGTTTGTGACACAGAGGTGGCCAGATAATAAAGGAATAAATAGTTTCTTTCTCAGGTTAACTAGTAGGCAAAGCACAACATGTGTTGCTACAATAGAGTCAATAAAGCAGCAAATACCATCCAggcaattttatttatttttatttgttcatgggatgcaggcttcactggcaaggccagcatttgttgcccatcccaaattatctgttaagagtcaaccacactgctgtctggagtcacatgtaggccagataagGTAAGAACAggagatttctttccctaaagggcattagtgaaccagatgggtttttacgacaaccgACAATGGCCTTTCTTTTaactctttcatgagatgtgggcattgctggctcagctaacacttattgcccatccccaaatgcccttgagaaggtggttttgagccactttcttgaaccattgtagtccatgtgttgtaggtacatatGCAGCTCGCCAAAGTatagcattactgagattagcttttaattccagatttattaattgattgaatttaaattcccaccAGCTGttatgctgggatttgaacccatattccccaaagcattagcctgggtcactggatcactagtccagtgacattaccactatgccactgcctccacaCAAATAACATGACATGAGAAAATTGCCTTCTAAGAGTACTACATAATAAAGTAATTTTAGTAATTAGTAATTGATCAAATTAACTGAATGAAGTATAAAGCAGGACACAGGATTACATTGTTGTTATACAAAGATTGCCAGTTGTGAAGTCATGGCAATTTTAAAATCAGTTTAGTACATAGTTAATGCTATTTCCATACTTTCCATTGATTATATATCGAAGTTTGAACACAATAAAATAGTGAAAGGCTTACAGGAATAAAagacaaatataaaaaagaaaaaaaactgcgATCTCAGAACACTGGTCCATGAACACAACTTGTCGATTCAAGAGAAACAGCATTATTTTTGAGCACACCCATTTTCTGTTAAAGCAGGCGTATGTACCAAGACAGTTGCTTCACAAGACCATCAGGATGGGACAAGAAAAATGCACATAAACGTTGCTGCCATTGTGACAAATGAGAACACATGTTTCTGAAATTCCTACTAGAGAAGGAAAAAGGGGTTCAAAATAACCAGCACTTATTGGCAAGGATTTCACTGTGCCACAAGTGCCAGCTTGGCTCATTTGGTAGCACTTTCACACTACAATCAGAAGTTTGTAGATTGAAACTCCAATCTAAGACTTCATAACACAATCCCAGCTGACACCCTGGTGCAATTTCTTGTATTTAAGTCTGGGATAGACAGATAtttagtctctcagggaattaagggatatggggagtaggCAGGCAATGGAGCTGAAgcccatgatcagccatgatcgtactgaatagCCCAAAGGCCATATGGTctaggtctactcctgctcccattccttatGTTCTTGTGGGAATGCTGGTGGTGTTGCCTCTTTAAATCAAACATTAAAAATGAGGGTGCCTGATACTAATCAAAGAATAGATGCCCTGGCCATCATTCCTCTATTAAGCATCACCAAAAAAATTAACTGGTCTTTCATCTGACAAGCTGTTTGAGTGggggagggacagggggagaaatCCTGTGCAAAAAATGACTGCCGTCCTTGTTTATACAGAACAGTTCTCATATTTCAAAGTAATTAATTGTATGTGAAGTGTTTCAGATGTCTAAAGAGGTGTTAACAAACATTCCTATACTGGCTTTTGTGTGCTACGAAATGTTCAGGTGGAAAGTTTcaaattaaatatatttaaaactATATACCAACATTAACTTTCAGCAGTGAAAATAGTTGATACATACTGTTCACAGTTAGCTTAGCTTTGTTGGAGTAGGAAGAACCAAAGTGGTTGGAAATGACACACTGGTATTTTCCTTCACTACTGAAATTCACATGTCGAAGGCGCAAGATGGTAGTATATTCCATTACTTCGCCACCTTGAGACCGAAGATGTGCATAGTTCTCAATCTCGCCATTATGAAGCACTTCATTATCCTTCTTCCAGGCAAATGTCATCGGCGAGTCACTGCTGCTCGCTGCTGAGCAGATAAAACTGACATTGGAATCCTTTACAGCTGCTTGGGTTTCAGGCTGTTCAATAATCTCAGGTTTGGGGAAGTCATCTGTGAGGAATCATTTTCCAATTAAATTTaaactaaacaaaaacaaaaacccaCAATAACTGTGGAATATTTCAGTGTGATAATTTGTATATAGACAGATGCTTTATGCAAAGTTTGGATTAACAAGACATTTGAGAATAATTCACATTAGGCATATATTAACAATTTTTGGTTCTTAAATGATTTAAGATTTTAATTTGCATTTAAAAAAGCTCACCACTTACCACATACAAAGTCTTCTGGTTTGGTAGCAAATATACTTTTGCCTTTCAGCCACTGGGGATGAGCACAACTTGCATTAATGAATGGTTGAAATCCATTATCTGTCACCCACTGGTGCAGCCATTTTAGTTGGCAATCACAAAGGAGGCTTGTAGTGTTCAAATACCTAAAAAAAACAAATGCTCTAATATCATGCAAGTAAAATAAGTTcacaaaagaaaataattcaaaaacgAAAGTTACGGCTTGTAACTAAACTGTACGAATAGAACTTTAGATATCAAACTGCAACACTGCAATCACTTTGCTTTCAATACACCCAAGAGAGATCCAAAATTTAGTTACAGCCCTTCATGTTACAGAATATTCACAATCATGTTTCACTTACAATTCATGAAGTTTCTTCATTTGAGAAAAGGTATTGCTTTGGACAGACATAATTGCATTATTGCTCAGatcactgtaaaaaaaaaacaaaaaagtgtACTAAAACGTGTATTCATGAAGTACAACACCCACAAAAATTTTCTCTACACAGTTAGTAATTTTTTTACTCCATATTACTACTCCAACTTTGTCTGATTTAAAATATTGGGTTAAAAACACTAAAAGAGTGACTGCGCTCAGAGGACTAGTAAGCTCTGATTGCTTAAAGGCTACTAATAACATAATTTGATTGTAAAGTGACAATAAGCAAAAACAATTAAAATCCACAGGTCTTTGGCATGGCGCAAAGTGTTCATCTCTACTTCGATACACTACAATTAATACACACTTAAAATGATCATTTACCACTTTATCAGCAAGTACATACTAATGATTTAACTGGCTTAAGCATTCAGCACCGTCTGTGCTGGAATTAAGAGATACTTACAGGTATTCAAGTGCATCCAGGCCAGAAAATGCTTTTCTTGTGATTGATCTAAttcggtttccctgtagtccccTAGAGAATAAGCATTTCATTTTAATTATAGGGCAACAGAAATGTGCACATTTGAGTAAAATCAGCAATATTAACTGGGCTTTGGAATAGATAGATGAATCAAGCTTCACTTCATACAAAAATCTCTTCTATATTCTAATAAGAGACACATTTTGCAAGCAAGTGATCACACAAACTTTTTGTGAAATAACTATTGCAGCGCCATTTTGCTAACCCTTAGTTGAAAATTCTGAAACTAAAATCTGCAGTTGCAGGCAAGATCACTCTGTTTAACAAGAAATCCAATTTTGTTGCAATACCTGCCCTGTCTTCTGCACTATGAGGTAAAATGAAGTAATTTTTGTCTGACTTATTATTCAAGCACAATCCTGTTTTAGATTTGCAAAATAAAGCTCAGGGTCCTCAAATTCCAACAGCATCTCCAATTGCATGACTGTATCGAGCTGCCCTGATCAAAGCATATCCGCAGACATGCTTACTTTTCTCACCCTACAGCAGAAAGCCCTCATTACTTTCCATACCCATAGGGCTCACTGAGCCTGAAATAGTTTGCTTCAACATTTAAAGTCACCTCTGATCTATCTTTGCATCTAAATTCAGATCACATGCACAAAACATTACACTGAAAGCATCCTAGTTATTTAGTGATTATCCAATCATAAACAAAATAACCAGCACTTACAATTTCTTAAGTTGGCTCAATTCAGAGAAAGCCCCATTCATGTCCTCAATAGTCCACGATATTTCATTGTTTTTCAGATCTCTGTTTGGGTCGATTAAAAAAAAGGAATCAAAGGGAATAGATAAGTAAATGTTTTGTAAAATATAATTTGACTCAATGCTACATAAATTTAAAACACGGTGTCCGAGAACTCAAACTTACTTGAACTGAACTGTAAGCCACCTTTGATATTAATACAAATACATGTCATTTGCATAAAAAGGTTATATTTCACCGTGTTTGTTCAGTTACAAGCTTTTACCATCACCAAGCTATTAAAAGACAACTAAGTTACTGACCAGACCAGAATTATCTAAGCTTTAAAAATAAACTGCATAAAAATTTTATAGGCGAGGAGGCATTTTGAAAGTCAAAAATAATCCATTGCCATTGATAAAAGCTGCATAATCAATTTATATTGAAGACCGGTTAAGATGAATAGGCTCTTATTAATTCTTGTGGCACAAAAAGGGCCCACATGAAATTACACTGACTTAACTTCAAATGGACAACAGGTTCAACTATCCTTTCACCGGCCAGCTGAATGGCCCAGAGCCTTAATAATCATCTCCAGCTATACACCTGCCTTTTAATGGCCCTACAAGCATCATTTATGAGCTACCTTGGATTTTATATCCACTAAACCATGAAACAAGCTTTCAGAATGTTACCACTAATTATGTTATTGGCTCTTTTCAAACCTACTCAAAAAAGTACAAACATGAGGGGTGAAATAAGCTCTTACAACCACTGTACAAGCAGAACAGATAAGAAATCTGATTAGATAAAGCTAAGCAACAATCATCTAAGCTCCATTTCGATTGCTGGGTGGACTTGACAACAAATTAAGAGTTTCAACATTCACCTTTGTTGGCCTGTGAAGTCACCTAACCCAGGTGCAAGGTGATTATATTAGTCCACTACCAGCACACAGCAGTTAGAAGCAGCCAGTAGAACTACTTCCCAAATATTGCATGATCTGTTGAGTATAtcctgcattttcagtttttgtttattCCCCAAGTAATGTTTTACCCCCACTCTAAATCCTGACAGTCCTGGCATTGGGTTGTGTGTTATACAGAGCAACAGATAGATTGAGTGGGCATAGTTATGTACGTTTTTCCCTTgcattggttctctcaccacctgctgcaggtctAGTTTGGCAGATTGGTCCTTCAGGACTCTGGTTTagcagcatcactactgaccacaCTGGCactctcggtgatggacattTAAATCCCCCGCCTGGAGTAGCTTGctacctcagtgcttcttccaagtgctgTGGTAGGTGGAAATCAGCAAGTGGTTTCCTTGCCTGTTTTTGAACCGATGCCATgcaacttcatggggtccggagtcaatgttgaggactcccagtgaACTTCCatctgactgtatagcactgtacTGCCGaatctggtgggtctgtcctatcagtgggacaggacataaccagggatggtgatggagaaatCTGGAACACTGGCTAGGAGTATGATTACATCAGGCTGCTGTTTGTCCAATATGTGgtacaactctcccaattttggcacaagtttaCACGTGTAGTGAGGAGGACCTTATAGGGTCGAATGAGCAGGGTATGCCTTTGTAGCTTCTGGCACCTAATGGACGCTGACAAGCGATCTGACAATTTAGGTACAGTGGAGGGTTCTAGAGAGATGGTGCTGAGGTAGAACTGTGTACGTGCAGAAACTGATGCTTTGCTTTTGAATGCCGAGGGACAGCATCAAGATTGGAAATAAGAGGGGACAAAGATAAATCCAAGGGGGACTCCAGAAATTATGGTGTAGAATTGAGAAGAGAAGCCATCGAAAGTGATTTTCCAGCTGTGACTGGATAGATCACAgtggaaccaggtgagtgcaaTCCAACCCTGCTAGATGATAAAGGAGAATGTGGGGGTCAATTGTGCAAAGGCACAGAGGAGAAGGTTGAGGAGAGTTAGTTTACCACTGTCACACTTGCACATTGTTATCTGTGACATGGAGTTGTTTTGGTACTGTGGCGGGGCAGAAACCTGACGAGAGCACAAGCACCAAGAAAACATCTTGGCAAACATAGGCTGAAATAAACACTTGCGTTTCACACGTACACCATTATTATTTTCCTACAAACAAACAGAGGACATATATAAAACTTACAGGCTGTGTAAGCTGGAAAGTCCTCCAAAGGCACCATCAGCAATGTAGCTCACTTGATTGTTTCCAATATACAGCTGTGCAAGGAGGCTCAAACCAACGAAGCTGGAATCTTCTAGACGTGTTAACTCATTGAATGAAACATCTCTGTCAATGGGAAAAATAAATTGAGCATCATGAACAGCAAATAAAGGTACAAGGATCCATACTAGTTATACTTAAGTAATCTCAAAATCAATATCTTTCCAATGGTTCAACAAGATTTTCAAGTAACCTGTTGGACTATACAAACCAAAAACACATCAGGTTTGATCCCTGGTCAGTTCCAAATTATTCAAGTTCACATAGTACGGAAGCAAGGTCCATGTTTTGACCAGGGCTGTAGTGAGGTCTAGCGCGGAGTGGtcttggtggaatccaaactggacTCAGTGATGCCTCAGTGCTGTAATGGATGCTCTATTTTTTCCCCTCAAGGTAATACATCTAGTTTATAGTCTGCACATTCACTTTCTTTGAATGCCCTCCAATGATCTGTTACTGCTTGACCCTGCAATTGCTTTTTCCTCTCTATCTGTGCTAGATAAATTCTTATATCGCAGATTAGCTCTTCCCCAGTTGAGCATTTTTACTTCTGATCTCTTTTCAGTGATTCTAAACTGAATTATGCCGCGGCCACTGTTATACGATATCCTACCGTAACACACTCCAACTGTCGTACGGAAACAGATCCAACATGCTTCCTTCTTTGTTGCAGTGGAGATATATTGATCCAAAAGTTGCCTCTACTTATTTGAGAAATCCCTCTCCTTCCAAACCATTAAGGTAATGAAACACTAGTCTGAGAAAAATGCAAGTATCTCAACATCACTACTCTTATTTTTGTTACACAACTTTGAAACTTGCCCACAAATTTGCTCACccatctccttctccctctgtatAAAAAAAAGACTCCCAACCATTTGACAGTTCACTCTCTGTTCCTCAACTCAAGCCTAATAATGACAAATTATGgaatccttttaggacagaactTGTAAAGAAAAactggagggagagaaaaaacccTTAAAAGATTAGATATCCCAGCAGGTAGCTAGCAGTGGCTGATTAAAACAATGGAGAGTACTGAAATTTTGTCAAATCTCAGCACAACCGCAACTGTTCAAGTTTGGACAGTCAGTTTGTTCTTGGGTCTGTTTTGTATTGTAATACTGTACCAGTGAGTCAGAAAGTTAATAGGAGGGTTTTGCTTCAAGGCTCATTATTACAATACATACTAAATTGCCCCACGAGAGACCAGAGTTTAATTCTACCCTGTTTAGTAGGATTGCTTTTATATCATTTTACTAATTGAGATTCAGCTCCTGATATTACACTGTGAAATCAATATTCTGCAGCATGGCAGCAAACTTGTACACCCAGTTTTACCAGCTCCTAAAAATGTATATCTGTCTTAAAATGACAGATCATGTCCAAACAATAAACAAACCCAAGTATTAACATGGGATTCTGGATTATTAGTAATGCAGCAAGGGATTAGAGTGGATAGGCGGACTAAATAGACAAAGGACGTTTTCCTGCCTGAAACTGTTGCTATGATCTTTGTACTAGCAACAGTCTCCATTTAAACTAAAGCAACTCATACAGGTTATGTAGTTGGATTTTGTGCTCTTGTGGCACGGTGAGGGGGAGGCACTACAGAAACTGAGTGGTCCACTAGCTACCGCTGCTTCAGCTCATTGAGTCACGCGTCGGCTCGCCAATTAGTAGCTGCCCAGCAGGAAGGTGGCCAATTAGATGTGGAAAGGGGCAGCCGCTCCACACCCAAATCAGGCAGCAGAGGGGTTATGCTGTAAACAGGAAGTCGGTCACGGGTACAAATTTAAAGGCCCTCTGTTCTCaatatctgtttttatttgtaaAGAAGGTTCAAAATGGATTTAAAAATGAGTTGAAACAACACTACCACCTTCCCCAGCAGAATTTGTTGCTACATTCAGCCATGGTTCTGGTTACAGGCCTTTTCTTCTGCCCTCATGCTCCCTTGTCACAGCTGCCAGAAAAAAATGACCAAATGTTTTCAAGCCCAACACCTGAAAAATGCATTGGGCGATGAAAAATTGTGGGCGACCGGGTCATTACTAATTAATTGCTACTGGTAATTACAAAATGGCAGGCGGGCTACCAATTTCTGTGCCCGCTCACCTGCCATAATTTTGGAGGCTGACATGATGATGTCACATTGCAAACCCGACAATATCACGCCCTACTTTGCACTCATGTGGGTGGGTCGGGGGCAGCCATAAAAACAGCCCAGTGTAAAGATTGCTGTAATTTTGCGCAAATTCCGTAAACTAAGCTACAATTGGACAAGCAACCCATATTTGCTGGTTAATGTGTAACTTTCTCATTACAATGCTTGTTTAATGTTAACAGCCCCAAAATACCACAGGTACCCACTTCTCTCCAGCACTAGCATCCCCACAGGGGTGTATGGTCAGTAGGGTATTCGTGACTGGCGGATGAAAGGATCACTTCAAGCACTGATTCTACTGGGACACTGTCTGCAACAAATTCCCATTACCCTTCCCCAGACTCCAAAAAGTTTTTGGTAAAAGGATTTAATGCAGGAATTTaaagaaggatttttttttttttaaaaaagaggcccaagccatttgctaaACAGCATTCAATATTTAACAGTAGCTCTGGTTCTCTAAACTGCACTCCCTTTGAGCACAGCTTCCATGCTAGAATGTGGAGATTAATGTCAATTAACCACAATTTATCCATTATCAATGGACTAATTTCTAAACACTCATGAAAGTTATCTTCACAAAAAAAAAGGCTTTATACACCATCATTACATCATTGGGACATCTCAAAACAGCCCCAAATAAACCCTAGCCGTAGGGTaacttttgaggtgtagtcatttCTGTTATTTAAACAAATACAACaacctagattctcccacaagaagaaacatcctccccacatacatcc
This genomic window contains:
- the lrig3 gene encoding leucine-rich repeats and immunoglobulin-like domains protein 3 isoform X1; protein product: MSPIVQRPVSAAAALLLLSGALALLGARTPNAVALEPPRACPARCSCPGQLLDCSRRKLSRAPAPLPSWIVRLDLSHNRITSIDSSLFNNLHNLQEVKITHNELTAVPSFGIVASNITLLSLSNNKIVEVQSEQLTPFQSMETLDLSNNHIFELNTFPPLQLRYLYINNNKITSLDPGCFDNLSNTLQVLKLNRNKISTIPSKMFKLPHLQHLELSRNKIKKVDGLAFQGLSALKSLRLQRNGITKLMDGAFWGLSNIETLQLDFNNLTEVTKGWLYGLLMLQQLNLSQNAINRINPDAWEFCQKLSELDVSFNELTRLEDSSFVGLSLLAQLYIGNNQVSYIADGAFGGLSSLHSLDLKNNEISWTIEDMNGAFSELSQLKKLGLQGNRIRSITRKAFSGLDALEYLDLSNNAIMSVQSNTFSQMKKLHELYLNTTSLLCDCQLKWLHQWVTDNGFQPFINASCAHPQWLKGKSIFATKPEDFVCDDFPKPEIIEQPETQAAVKDSNVSFICSAASSSDSPMTFAWKKDNEVLHNGEIENYAHLRSQGGEVMEYTTILRLRHVNFSSEGKYQCVISNHFGSSYSNKAKLTVNMLPSFTKSPTDLTIRAGAMARLECAAVGHPTPQIAWQKDGGTDFPAARERRMHVMPEDDVFFIVDVKIEDIGIYSCTAQNSAGAISANATLTVLETPSFVRPLVDKTVAKGETAVLQCIAAGSPPPRLNWTKDDSPLTVTERHFFAAGNQLLIIVDSNLEDAGKYTCEMSNTLGTERGHIRLNVIPIPNCDSTQSAAPFEEDGWSTIGIVIIAVVCCVVGTSLVWVVIIYHTRRKSEDCSVTNTDETNLPADIPSYLSSQGTLSDHQEGYGRSEAGSHHQLMTASMNGYLLQHRGSDDLCHIDNGSDTDIEGLTDPLVFHDPDRGGSVYMGGIVYDSETLEGIHQQGGSSDQVVACAGAYNDSSIHSKKKEYCQYTQVSPEDPFDQAIAKIMVQLPNSNLFNSMQTLHKGSAVSIPVSINPGKFPATMYGGTFGKPLWRTFQDPYSDCTQAAASQSLTLHHNPHDSLDTDSEAEEESANPSVSVTGQHNSTYEHSVDKCRTPTFRPYRVNT
- the lrig3 gene encoding leucine-rich repeats and immunoglobulin-like domains protein 3 isoform X3, whose translation is MAFKIRDLSHNRITSIDSSLFNNLHNLQEVKITHNELTAVPSFGIVASNITLLSLSNNKIVEVQSEQLTPFQSMETLDLSNNHIFELNTFPPLQLRYLYINNNKITSLDPGCFDNLSNTLQVLKLNRNKISTIPSKMFKLPHLQHLELSRNKIKKVDGLAFQGLSALKSLRLQRNGITKLMDGAFWGLSNIETLQLDFNNLTEVTKGWLYGLLMLQQLNLSQNAINRINPDAWEFCQKLSELDVSFNELTRLEDSSFVGLSLLAQLYIGNNQVSYIADGAFGGLSSLHSLDLKNNEISWTIEDMNGAFSELSQLKKLGLQGNRIRSITRKAFSGLDALEYLDLSNNAIMSVQSNTFSQMKKLHELYLNTTSLLCDCQLKWLHQWVTDNGFQPFINASCAHPQWLKGKSIFATKPEDFVCDDFPKPEIIEQPETQAAVKDSNVSFICSAASSSDSPMTFAWKKDNEVLHNGEIENYAHLRSQGGEVMEYTTILRLRHVNFSSEGKYQCVISNHFGSSYSNKAKLTVNMLPSFTKSPTDLTIRAGAMARLECAAVGHPTPQIAWQKDGGTDFPAARERRMHVMPEDDVFFIVDVKIEDIGIYSCTAQNSAGAISANATLTVLETPSFVRPLVDKTVAKGETAVLQCIAAGSPPPRLNWTKDDSPLTVTERHFFAAGNQLLIIVDSNLEDAGKYTCEMSNTLGTERGHIRLNVIPIPNCDSTQSAAPFEEDGWSTIGIVIIAVVCCVVGTSLVWVVIIYHTRRKSEDCSVTNTDETNLPADIPSYLSSQGTLSDHQEGYGRSEAGSHHQLMTASMNGYLLQHRGSDDLCHIDNGSDTDIEGLTDPLVFHDPDRGGSVYMGGIVYDSETLEGIHQQGGSSDQVVACAGAYNDSSIHSKKKEYCQYTQVSPEDPFDQAIAKIMVQLPNSNLFNSMQTLHKGSAVSIPVSINPGKFPATMYGGTFGKPLWRTFQDPYSDCTQAAASQSLTLHHNPHDSLDTDSEAEEESANPSVSVTGQHNSTYEHSVDKCRTPTFRPYRVNT